In Pasteurella dagmatis, the sequence ATAACTTTTATTAAATTGTTTGCTCTGAGTTGGTGCTGCTACTTTTGCATTATTAGATAATTCATTTAAAGATGCGATAGCATTATTTGAAATAAAAAATATACCTAAAAATACTGATAAAATTAATTTTTTCATTGAATAAATCCTCCTCTTTTTAAGAAATTAGAGGTAAGCGTTTTATGATAAATATTCTTAAATGGCGTTAAATTATAAAAACGCTCCATAGTTCCAGTTCTTTCAAATGTTGGATATACAATTTCATCTTCTTGAACTGGTTTTACAGTATTCACTGTAGCAACAATAACTAGTTCACGATCTTCTCGATCTGTTTTGGCATTTCGGAAGAATGCACCCAAGATAGGAATATCACCAAGTACAGGGACTTTATTAATTCCCTCTAAGTCACTAGAGTTAAATAACCCTCCAATGATAAAACTTTCTCCGTCAGCGACTTCAAATACTGATTTTGAACGACGAGTATTAAAAAATGGAATTTCACCTACACTTTCAAATGAATAGTTACCCGCAATTGTACTTACTCTTTGATCTAGTGCTAATCTTATACGGTTATTTTTTTGCAATTTCGCTGCAACAGCTAATCTAATACCGAAATCTTTATAAATAATTGTAGGAGCGCCTTCTTTATCTCTTTGCGCAAATGGAATTTCACCGCCAACAAGAATATCTGCTGTCTCTCCAGATAACATAGAAATATTTGGTTCCGCTAAAATTCGACCATTATTTTGGTTATCCAAAGCGTTAATAAATGCAGAAACCCCACTTGCATCGATTTTTAATAAGCCTTGAATACCATCAAATCCAGTTACTCGAGAAACACCACCTAATAAATCAGGAACTCCACCAGATAAACGGCTCCAATTAATTCCAACTGCTTCAGATAATTTTTTATTCACTTCTACCACAGTTAGCTTCACATTAATCTGCGTTGTTTCATCAACATTAACATTATTAACCACACCATCAAATTGATATTTATCTAAAAATGGAAGTGATTCTTCAGATTCACCGGCCTTGAATTTTGTTTCAGTAACTTTTTTACCATTACCTAATGCTTCACCAACAATACGATGGACTTCATCACTTTCTTCCTGAGAACGTGCTTTACCTTCTATGACATAAGCTTTACCAACTTTTTTCACTGAAAGATTTGTATTTGGAAATCTTGCTTTAATTTGTTGATTAGTATCTGAAATGCCAGTGAATAGAGAGTCAACATTAACGACATCATTTGTTAATGTTTTACCATTTGCATCAAAAGCCGAAATCTCAGCACGCCCCTGCTCTTTTGCATAAATGATAAAAGAATTATCATCTAAGATTTCATAATCAGCAATTGCTGGAGAAGAGACAAATATAGTATCAATTTTTTCTTTAGTTTGAATAAGCTGAGTACCACCTTGTTCCAAATTAAACGTCTTTGCGAACATTACGCCTGGTGATAACACTAAAATAGCACCCAATAAGCAAGTAACCTTTTTTGCTCTAGCTTTTTTATACTGTATAAACATTATTGGCCTCTTAATTTTCTAATAAATACACCGCGGTGATTTATATTCTCATTATTACTCGTTTCAGGTAACACTATTAATTTTGATCCTTTATCTAAGTTATAGAATTTTTTCACCTTATCTGAATCAACTTTAACATTAATATAACCTATATAATCTTGATTTTTATGATCATTAGGCGTCCCTGTATTATTATCTGATGGTTCTTGGAACTCTTTTGTTTGAAGAACCAATAGCTTACCCGAAACTTTTACTAAATCACTTTTATCGTAAATATTACGAGAGTCTAAAGCATTTTTTTGATTATAAATTGACACATAGTCACCGCTATGAATGGTATCTAATAAATATCGTTCATCAGACTTAATGTAAATTCGATATGCAACTTCTTGCTTAGTATCAATACTTGACATCAAAAAACGAGGATCATCAGGAGCAATAATCATCATATTTGATAGGAGTGACCCCGAACTAAGATTGTCTCCGATTAAATATCCCTGCAAAGAATGAGATGATGAATTAGCAAGTACATTTGAAAGATCATTATTTATTAAAGGATTATCTTCTGAAACAGTAACTTGACTGATAGCATAGTCATCAGACTGTAATAGAGTTCCTTTCTTAACATCGCGTTTCAATTCTGCAATTGTAATCACTTTTTCCACTTTTTTCTCAACTTGTGGTTGAGTTACAAAAGTTTGACTATCTTCCCCGTCACCACTTGTTGGCATAAAAAGTATTCCACCTATCCCAACAACTAATGTAAGGAATGAAATGATAAATAACATTCTGTAATTCATTTTTAATCCTTATTTTATTTTTATAAACTAAATAATTTTGAAAACTTAAATTTTATGAGAAATTAACTAAACAAAAGTAAATTAAGAAGGAAGCCTAAACTAATTGCAACCCCATAAGGCAAATGATTTTTTAGTATTGATTCTCTAAAAAAAATCCACCCAATAATAATCAATATCAATCCAGAGCAAGCTGTAAAGAAGAAAAAAGACATAATTTGCTCTTGAGGAATAGCCAGCATTAATACTGAAACTAATTTGACATCTCCTGCGCCTACAGTTTTAAGATTGAATAAAATAAAACCTATTATAAAAGAAATTAAAGCAGGAACAACAAAGATTTCTCCATATTTAATCCAGCTTAATGGTAGGATCACCAAAAGGAGAATGAGAACAATTTTATTGCTAATAATTCTATGTTTAATATCTGTGTAAGATAGTCTTATTAGCAATAAGATAGTTAATAGTTGAAGTGATAAAATAATAAATCCATTCATTATTTTCCCTTAAAAGATATGTTGATTAGCTATCCTTTAGACTGTTTTTTACAATAGAAGACAATAATTCAAATTTACCTTTAATCGCTTCAACTAGTGCATTGTCACCATAAAGAACAGAAACAATAAAAATTGCCACTATTGCTGCTATCAATCCATATTCAATAGATGTAATTCCTTTACATTGCGAAAAAAAATACTTAAATGATACACCCACTTTATACAACAATAACATTATAAACTTCATTTTATAAAAAACAAAAATCTAATCTTGTGCTAGTAACAATACCAGAATACTAGCACAAAATTATTTATTAATGGGACATATTATTGTAACCCATTAGTTGAATTGACTTTAGTTGTCAAAGTATTAAATTTATTCTGTAGCGCTTTAATAAAGCCATTCTCATTATAAAACACAGCCACAATTAACACTGCAACAGCAACAGCAATTAAGCCGTATTCAATTGCTGTTACACCGCTTTGGTTTTCTTTAAATTTACGTAAAGATTCAGTTACTGAAATATATGCTTTAGTTGTTAATTTATTAAACATAAATATGCTCCTAGTTTTTTGAAATAAAAAATGCTTCTCTACCTTGAGAAGTTTTCATTTGACTTTTAGTAATCGGATTTAAACACTATTGTTTAATCACTAAATAATCCGGTTGTGTATTTTAAATATTTTTCCGGTAAAAAAAAGTAAAATATCTGCAACAAGTCTGTGGTCAGACCAGTTTGACAGATATAACCAATAGGTAACAATCAATATCCTCAATAAAATTGATCTTTTATTCAAACATAATTATCAAAAATAGATTTATAAAATAAAGAAACAATAATTTTTCATAAAGAAAAAATTAAGAATGAGCAAATAATGCATTGACAGATAAAGTTCTAGAAGAGCTAAACGATAGAAAAGAATAATATAGATTTGTAATGGTGCCCGAGGCCAGACTTGAACTGGCACGCTTCGAAAAGCGAGGGATTTTAAATCCCTTGTGTCTACCGATTTCACCACTCGGGCGAGCAAATTTTAAATTTTGGAGCGGGAAACGAGGCTCGAACTCGCGACCCCAACCTTGGCAAGGTTGTGCTCTACCAACTGAGCTATTCCCGCATTATTGTTTTTTGATTCTACAATCACTAAACAACGAGGTGCATTTTACTGATTTATCTTGTGCTGTCAAATAAAAAATGTAAAAAAATTTCAAAAATATTTCAAACGCTTAAAAAAAATCCAACTTTAATCATTCCACATGGTTTGCGAGATGCAAACGTTTAAATAACAAGCTCAAATTGTTCAAATTAAAGTCTAAAAAAACAGTAGTGTTTTAAAGCTCAATTTGATCAAGTAAGCTGCCTTTTGCTGCTTTTAAATATTGTAACATTGACCACACGGTTAAAATCGCTGCGATATACAGCAAAATAATTGCAGAAATTTCCATTGCAACGTTATATCGCCACAATAATCCTCCTAAAGCGAGCATTTGCGCTGCGGTTTTGACTTTTCCTACCCAAGAAACTGCAACTTTACTTCTTTCGCCTATTTCTGCCATCCATTCACGTAAAGCGGAAATAATAATTTCTCGTGAAATCATAATAACAGCAGGTACAGTTACCCAAAATGAATGATGGTATTCAACCACAAGCGCTAATGCGACAGTCACCATTACTTTATCTGCAACAGGATCTAGAAATGCGCCAAAACGCGTTGTTTGTTTCCATTTTCTTGCAAGATAACCATCAAACCAGTCTGTTACACCTGCAATAAAAAAAATAGAAGTAGTTAGAAAAGGCGACCAAGAAAAAGGAAGGTAAAAGGCAATCACAAAAAACGGGATAAGAATGACACGAAAGAGCGTTAGAAATATTGGTATATTTAGTTTCATAAATAGAACTTGGTGATAGGCATTTTTATAATGTATTTATTTTAAAACATATCGCTATTATTTGAAAATGGAATTTTCCTAAACATAATAAATTCCTTGTATTATTTAACTTTGTAGTGTTTCGTAGATCTTTTCTGCCAGTGAACGAGAAATCCCTGGTACAGAAGCAATTTCATCTAAAGTGGCTTTTTTCACGCCCTGCATTCCGCCTAAATATTTCAATAAAGCTTGTCGACGTTTTGCTCCAATGCCTTCGATAGTCTCTAAACCACTTTGGATAAAGGCCTGCTGACGTTTTTTACGATGTCCACTAATTGCATGATTATGGCTTTCATCACGAATATGTTGAATTAAATGCAATGCTAAGCTATCTACTGGTAAATGTAATTCGACTTCTTGTTTACTGATGATCAAGGTTTCTAAACCGGCTTTTCTATCTACGCCTTTTGCAACACCAATTAAGTGCGGTCGATTTTTATTCCATTTTACTTTAAGGGAAGCAAATACTTGTAAAGCACGATTAAGTTGCCCTTTTCCGCCATCAATAAAGATCACATCAGGCACTTTATCTTCTTCTAAAGGTTTATCATAACGTTTCAATAATGCCTGCTCCATTGCTGCGTAATCATCTCCTTCTGTGATACCTGAAATATTAAAACGACGGTAATCTGATTTTAGCGGCCCATTGTGATCAAACACAACACAAGATGCAATCGTTTGCTTTCCCATTGTATGGCTAATATCAAAACATTCCATACGTTGAATGCATTCAATCCCCAATAATGCTTGTAGTGCTTGATAACGCTCCTCTACAAGGTGACTTTGTTTTAACTGTGTCATTAATGCTGATTTTGCATTTACTTGTGCTAGCTGCAGATATTTACTTTTTTCACCTTTTGTTTGATCTTGAATACTGACGCTATGGCCTGCTTGTAAGCTTAATAATTCTTCTAACTCTTTTTTTTCTATTAATTTATGGTCAACGACAATTGTATTCGGTATTGTTCTACCTTGATGAGCTTGTAAATAAAATTGTCCTACGAAGGTTTCGGTTAACTCAGCCAAATCGGTATTAGCCGGGACTTTAGGAAAATAGCTACGATTTCCAAGCACTTTACCTTGACGAATAAACATCACTTGAACACAAGCAATACCTAATTGATAAGCAATGGACATAATATCAATATCATCAATACGATTATTTGAAACAAATTGTTTTTCAATAACGGCTCTCACCGCTTGGATTTGATCTCGAATACGTGCAGCTTCTTCAAAATGAAGCTTTTGGCTAGCTTGTTCCATTTGAGAAATTAAATGTGCTAAAACTTGTTGATCTTTTCCTTGCAAAAATAAACGAGCAAAATCTACTTGCTGTTGATAATCTTCATCGCTGACATGGCCTGCAACGCAAGGTGCTGAGCAGCGCCCAATTTGATATTGTAAACAAGGGCGAGATCGATTGTTATAAACAGAGTTTTCACATTGACGAATAGGGAACAATTTCTGTAATAAAGCAAGAGTTTCACGTACAGCACTCACATGTGGATAAGGACCGAAATATTCCCCTTTTACTTTTTTACTACCACGATAAGAAGTAATTCGAGGGTGACGTTCGCTAGTCAATAAAATATAAGGATAAGATTTATCATCACGTAACAAAACATTGTAACGTGGCTGATAATTTTTAATGTAGTTATGCTCAAGTAATAAAGCTTCTGTTTCAGATGTAGTAATTGTAGTGTCAATACGAGCAATTGAAGCCACTAATGCTTCTGTTTTTTTACTCCCAACATTACGTCGAAAATAACTAGCCAAGCGCTTTTTAAGATCTTTCGCTTTACCCACATAAATCACCTCGTCTTTATCGTCATACATACGATAAACTCCAGGCAAATGTGGCACATTAGTTAAAAACTTTTTTGCATCAAACATAAAATGAATAGGCGCCCTAGGACGCCATTAAAATAAATTCTTTTGTAAAATTGACCGCACTTTTTCCAAATCTTCTGGCGTATCTACACCAACAGGCGGTACTTCTTTTGCTAATTCAACATGGATTTTCTCACCATTCCATAATACACGAAGCTGTTCGAGACTCTCAATTTGCTCCAATGAGGTTGGCTGCCATTGCACATATTGTTTAATAAATCCAGCTCGATATGCATAAATTCCAATATGGCGCAGATAATGATCGCCTAATTCTAAAGTTTTATGTAACGCTGGATTTGCTTGTAAGTTTGCAAATTGATCGCGGTTCCAAGGAATCACAGCTCGAGAAAAATATAAAACATAGCCGTCTTTATCTGTCAGTACTTTTACAGCATTTGGATTAAATAATTCTTCTGGGTCAGTAATTTTTACTGCTAGGCTTGCCATTTTAACTTGATACTTCACTAAGTTTTCTGCTACTTGTTGCACAATGACTGGTGGGATTAATGGCTCATCACCTTGAATATTAACAATAATTTCATCATCTTGAATTGCTAATTTCTCTACCACTTCTGCCAAGCGTTCTGTACCGGAATTATGCTTCTCTGAAGTCATGCAAACTTCCGCACCAAAAACTTCCGCAGCTTTTGCTACTTCTGCATTATCTGTTGCAACTACCACTCTACTTGCACCAGATAATTTCGCTTTTTCAAATACATGGGCAATCATTGGTTTACCCGCAATATCTGCTAATGGTTTACCAGGTAAACGGGTTGATGCATAGCGTGCCGGAATAATTACAGTAAATTTTGTCATTTTGAAATTCCTCTTCACCTGTTAGTTCGTAAACAACAGATAATTACGTATTTTCTGATGATTGAATATCAGCGAGTTGAATTGCCTGCTCCGCTAACAAAACGGGAATACCTTGGTTGATCACATAAGCTACTTTATCAAATTGGCAAACAAGATGTTGCTTGTTTTTATCGAGGGTTAAACGCCCATGGCACATTGGACAAGCGACAATTTCTAATAATTTTGAATCCATATTTCCCTCACTCATTTATTTTTGTACTTTCTGAAGAATTCTTTGTAAAAATGACCGCACTTTTTCACCTTCAAGTTCGGCTTCAACAGGCACATACCACCAATTTTCTCTGGCAAATTTCATACATTTTACCGCATCTTTTTCTGTCATAAAGAGCGGTCGATTTTCATCAAGTTTTTCAAACTGTGTTGGCTCAAAGTGCTGATGGTCTTGAAATGCTTGGCTATACTGAACTTGAATGCCCATTTTCTCAAGCATATTAAAGAAACGTTGTGGGTTACCAATCCCCGCTATTGCAGAAATAGAATGATTGTTAAATTCGCTTAATAATTTTTGTTCATTCGTTTTAAGGTTGACTGCATAACGAGGAATTAAGCGCATAACTGCATCAGCAGCCTCAGATTTTCCACCGTTACTGATAATAAAATCCACGGAATTTAAACGGCTTGGCAATTCACGAAGTGGACCTGCTGGTAAAACAAAACCATTGCCAAATCCACGCTCTGCATCCATGACAACAATTTCAATATCACGTTGTAATTTATAATGCTGTAAACCATCATCACTGATAATTAAATCACAATCTGCTATTTGTAATAATAATTCAATGGACTGTTGACGATTAGGCGAAATGACAACAGGAACACCTGTACGCTTAGCAATTAACACTGGCTCATCACCACCCTCGATAGGATCTGTTGTTGAATTCACTAGTAATGGATAAGTTTTTGCTTGGCTTCCATAACCACGTGAAATCACACCAACTTTAATGCCTTGTTGTTGCAATTGTTGTACTAACCAAATCACTACTGGGGTTTTGCCATTGCCACCAACAGATAAATTACCGACAACGATAACAGGTACAGGTGGGCGATAAGAAGATAAAATGCCTTGTTTAAACAAGGCTTTTCTGATTTTAGAAAGAAGCCAAAATAATAACGAAAGAGGTGATAACAACCACATTAGCCAACTGCGTGAATACCATAATTGCATATAACCTCTTTCAATATCAATGAATTATTGCGTAAATTGCATACTATGTAATTGTTTATAAGCACCATTTAGCGCAAGTAATTCAGCATGTGAACCGCGTTCTTTCACTTCACCATGTTCAATAACTAAAATTTCATCAGCATTTTCAATAGTTGATAAGCGATGCGCAATCACAATTACCGTACGATCTTTTTGTAATTTTTCAATTGCTAATTGAATTGCACGTTCTGACTCTGTATCCAAAGCAGAAGTTGCTTCATCTAGGATTAACACTGGTGAATTACGTAGTAATGCTCGAGCAATTGCTAAACGTTGGCGCTGACCACCTGATAAGTTCATTCCATTCTCGCCAATGATGGTATCAATCCCATTTTCTAATTTATCAATAAATTCCATTGCATAAGCATCCTTTGCGGCTTGGATAATTTCTTCTCGAGAATATTTATCTTTAGCTGCATAAGCAATGTTATTCGCAATAGTATCGTTAAATAAATGGACTTGTTGTGAAACTACAGCACAATTTTCACGTAAATTTGATAAACGATAATCTTGAATATTAATACCATCAAGCGTAATTTCACCTTGGTCAACATCATAAAAACGAGTAACTAAATTTGCAATCGTTGATTTACCAGACCCAGAACGACCAACTAATGCAACAGTTTTTCCTTTTAGCACATCAAAAGAAATATTATTTAATGCAGGCTCTTGTTTTCCTGCGTAAGTAAAGGTCACATTTTTAAAACTTAAATTACCCTCCGCTTTATCTGATTTATAGCTTCCCGTATCTTTTTCAGTTTCTAAATCCAATAAAGCGAATAAAGTTTGACAAGCAGCCATTCCACGTTGGAATTGTGAATTAACATTCGTCAAGGATTTTAATGGACGCATCATTGCTAACATTGATGAAAAAACAACAGTAAATGAACCCGCACTTAAATTTTGATCCATAATAGCAGGTAAAGTTGCAAGATAAAGTACTGCAGCAAGAGCAAAAGAAGCAATAATTTGCACCACTGGGTTAGCAATTGCATCAGCCATTACCATTTTCATTCCTTTACGGCGCATATCATTACTCACATAATTAAAGCGCTCTTCTTCAACTATTTGCCCACCAAAAGATAATACAACTTTATGCCCCTTCAACATTTGTTCAGCAGTAGAAGTTAACTCTCCCATTGCATTTTGCATATTTTTACTTAAATCACGGAATTTTTTGGATACAAAACGAATAAGGATAGCGATAATAGGACCAATCAAGAATAACACTAAAGAAAGCTGCCAACTGGTATAAATCATCACTACAAATAAAGAAATAATATATGCACCTTCACGCACAATGGTAATCAATGCCCCAGAGGAAGAGTTTGCGACTTGTTCAGAATCATAAGTAATACGAGAAAGCAACCGTCCTGTTGAGTTTTGATCAAAAAAGGTAACTGGCATAAACATAAGATGTTTAAAAATCCGACGGCGCATTGTCATCACTACTTTACCTGAAACCCAAGCTAAACAATAAGAAGATATAAAATTACTCAAACCGCGTAAAAAAATCACTAACACCACAACGACAGACATTTGGCGTAAAAAAGATGTATCCGCTTTACCAAACCCCTCATCTAGTAATGGTTTTAACAATGAAATCAAACTTGCATCCGCCAAAGCGTTTAATACTAAAGCGATCCCTGAAACAATTAACCCCAATTTGAATGGTCGAATTGTCGGCCATAAACGTTTAAATGTTTGAATAGTTGAAAGATCTTTATCTTGCATAATATCTTATTAATAATTAATAGTCGCGGCATTGTACTCTGATTTTGTTTGTAATCCAATTAATCTACGATACCAGGGGATAAATTTTGTACGAGCCAATGCTATTTTTAGCTTATTTTTGTAAAATTTGATGCTAATTTGTCCAGTGTGTGCAGTATTATAAACATCTGCACCAATAATATTTAAACGATCATTAACCACTTGATGAGGAAAGCCCCAAGCATTCCAACGTCCACTTGAAATTAATGCAATTTTAGGGTTGATTTGAGTCAATAACGCTTCACTTGTCGAAGTTTTACTGCCGTGATGTCCAACCTGTAAAACATCGATTAAAGGTAAATCAAATAATAACTGTTTTTCTACATCCACATCAGCATCTCCCATTAACAATACTGAATATTGTCCATCAGAAATCAGTAACACGCAAGAATGCTCATTTTTAGCTCTCTGTACAATTTGGAACGGTGATAATACTTTAAAATCCAATCCTTGCCACTGCCATTGTTGCCCTCGAATGCAAAAAGTGCGATCCTTTTTTCCATAATTTCTAAAAGAAGGTGTCACAAACTCAATATCAGGAAACTGTGTTAATATTGTTTTTACCCCACCCGAATGATCATTGTCATCATGGCTCAAAATCAGTTTATCGATTTTCAACCCTTCTCGTAGTAAATAAGGTAAAAGCTCTAATTCCGCCATACTACCACCATTCCAAGAAGCACCAGTATCGTACAATATCCCTCTTCCATTTTTCACAACCAACATCGCAAGTCCTTGCCCTACATCAATGGTTTCTAAGCGCCAATCTGGTTCTTGATAAATTTGATAACTGATATAACCAAATAAACTACAAATCAACATCCCGCAAATCGAAAAAGTAACTTTGATAGTTTGATAATCACACTTGTCATTAAGTGCAAGATGGAATCCTTTAGGTCGGGTTAACACTGCACCTTCTTGCTCCACAACTATCTTTAAATAGGTATAACGTAAAAATAAAATAAAAATACTAGTAAGAAAAACTATAATAAGATAAGTCTGCCATGTTGAGATTTGTAGCCATTGTTCAGTTAAATAAGATAACCATTGTGTGATTTGCTCCACCAATACATTTGCCCATCTCCAAGTTATGAAATAATTTTGAGTCACTAATGTAAATAAAATAATCGGTACGAGAATAAAGGAATACAGGGGTACTGCAATTAAGTTAGCAAATAAACCTCCCCAAGATATACCACCAAACATCAGCAATTGCACCGGCGCAAATAAAAAAAATAAACCTATTTGCAAATGAAATAATGAAAGTAGCCACCGTACTTTACGCCATACACTTTGTTCTAAAGGCTTTCCACGCCAATGTAATAACGATAGTGGGAAAAGTTGATACCAGATGATTAATGAAATAACCGCCCCTAAAGATAGCCAAAAACTGGATGATAAACACATTAAAGGATCATAAAACAATAAAATAGCAACAATTCGAAAGAACAACTGCCAAGCGCTGTAATGTAAGCGAGATAAACGCAATAGAAACACGAAAGACAATGCAATAAAAGCACGTTGAGTTGGTATCGCTAAACCAGCTAAAAGCGCATATCCACCTGCAATAAGTAGCCCTATGAATAAGGGGAAATAAGGAGAAATAAGACGCGTTGATAAAAAATATTGCATTCCCCGCCCAAGTAAAA encodes:
- a CDS encoding Flp family type IVb pilin encodes the protein MFNKLTTKAYISVTESLRKFKENQSGVTAIEYGLIAVAVAVLIVAVFYNENGFIKALQNKFNTLTTKVNSTNGLQ
- a CDS encoding type II and III secretion system protein family protein produces the protein MFAKTFNLEQGGTQLIQTKEKIDTIFVSSPAIADYEILDDNSFIIYAKEQGRAEISAFDANGKTLTNDVVNVDSLFTGISDTNQQIKARFPNTNLSVKKVGKAYVIEGKARSQEESDEVHRIVGEALGNGKKVTETKFKAGESEESLPFLDKYQFDGVVNNVNVDETTQINVKLTVVEVNKKLSEAVGINWSRLSGGVPDLLGGVSRVTGFDGIQGLLKIDASGVSAFINALDNQNNGRILAEPNISMLSGETADILVGGEIPFAQRDKEGAPTIIYKDFGIRLAVAAKLQKNNRIRLALDQRVSTIAGNYSFESVGEIPFFNTRRSKSVFEVADGESFIIGGLFNSSDLEGINKVPVLGDIPILGAFFRNAKTDREDRELVIVATVNTVKPVQEDEIVYPTFERTGTMERFYNLTPFKNIYHKTLTSNFLKRGGFIQ
- a CDS encoding Trm112 family protein; the protein is MDSKLLEIVACPMCHGRLTLDKNKQHLVCQFDKVAYVINQGIPVLLAEQAIQLADIQSSENT
- the kdsB gene encoding 3-deoxy-manno-octulosonate cytidylyltransferase is translated as MTKFTVIIPARYASTRLPGKPLADIAGKPMIAHVFEKAKLSGASRVVVATDNAEVAKAAEVFGAEVCMTSEKHNSGTERLAEVVEKLAIQDDEIIVNIQGDEPLIPPVIVQQVAENLVKYQVKMASLAVKITDPEELFNPNAVKVLTDKDGYVLYFSRAVIPWNRDQFANLQANPALHKTLELGDHYLRHIGIYAYRAGFIKQYVQWQPTSLEQIESLEQLRVLWNGEKIHVELAKEVPPVGVDTPEDLEKVRSILQKNLF
- a CDS encoding A24 family peptidase; translated protein: MNGFIILSLQLLTILLLIRLSYTDIKHRIISNKIVLILLLVILPLSWIKYGEIFVVPALISFIIGFILFNLKTVGAGDVKLVSVLMLAIPQEQIMSFFFFTACSGLILIIIGWIFFRESILKNHLPYGVAISLGFLLNLLLFS
- the lpxK gene encoding tetraacyldisaccharide 4'-kinase, encoding MQLWYSRSWLMWLLSPLSLLFWLLSKIRKALFKQGILSSYRPPVPVIVVGNLSVGGNGKTPVVIWLVQQLQQQGIKVGVISRGYGSQAKTYPLLVNSTTDPIEGGDEPVLIAKRTGVPVVISPNRQQSIELLLQIADCDLIISDDGLQHYKLQRDIEIVVMDAERGFGNGFVLPAGPLRELPSRLNSVDFIISNGGKSEAADAVMRLIPRYAVNLKTNEQKLLSEFNNHSISAIAGIGNPQRFFNMLEKMGIQVQYSQAFQDHQHFEPTQFEKLDENRPLFMTEKDAVKCMKFARENWWYVPVEAELEGEKVRSFLQRILQKVQK
- the uvrC gene encoding excinuclease ABC subunit UvrC produces the protein MFDAKKFLTNVPHLPGVYRMYDDKDEVIYVGKAKDLKKRLASYFRRNVGSKKTEALVASIARIDTTITTSETEALLLEHNYIKNYQPRYNVLLRDDKSYPYILLTSERHPRITSYRGSKKVKGEYFGPYPHVSAVRETLALLQKLFPIRQCENSVYNNRSRPCLQYQIGRCSAPCVAGHVSDEDYQQQVDFARLFLQGKDQQVLAHLISQMEQASQKLHFEEAARIRDQIQAVRAVIEKQFVSNNRIDDIDIMSIAYQLGIACVQVMFIRQGKVLGNRSYFPKVPANTDLAELTETFVGQFYLQAHQGRTIPNTIVVDHKLIEKKELEELLSLQAGHSVSIQDQTKGEKSKYLQLAQVNAKSALMTQLKQSHLVEERYQALQALLGIECIQRMECFDISHTMGKQTIASCVVFDHNGPLKSDYRRFNISGITEGDDYAAMEQALLKRYDKPLEEDKVPDVIFIDGGKGQLNRALQVFASLKVKWNKNRPHLIGVAKGVDRKAGLETLIISKQEVELHLPVDSLALHLIQHIRDESHNHAISGHRKKRQQAFIQSGLETIEGIGAKRRQALLKYLGGMQGVKKATLDEIASVPGISRSLAEKIYETLQS
- a CDS encoding Flp family type IVb pilin gives rise to the protein MLLLYKVGVSFKYFFSQCKGITSIEYGLIAAIVAIFIVSVLYGDNALVEAIKGKFELLSSIVKNSLKDS
- the msbA gene encoding lipid A ABC transporter ATP-binding protein/permease MsbA, producing MQDKDLSTIQTFKRLWPTIRPFKLGLIVSGIALVLNALADASLISLLKPLLDEGFGKADTSFLRQMSVVVVLVIFLRGLSNFISSYCLAWVSGKVVMTMRRRIFKHLMFMPVTFFDQNSTGRLLSRITYDSEQVANSSSGALITIVREGAYIISLFVVMIYTSWQLSLVLFLIGPIIAILIRFVSKKFRDLSKNMQNAMGELTSTAEQMLKGHKVVLSFGGQIVEEERFNYVSNDMRRKGMKMVMADAIANPVVQIIASFALAAVLYLATLPAIMDQNLSAGSFTVVFSSMLAMMRPLKSLTNVNSQFQRGMAACQTLFALLDLETEKDTGSYKSDKAEGNLSFKNVTFTYAGKQEPALNNISFDVLKGKTVALVGRSGSGKSTIANLVTRFYDVDQGEITLDGINIQDYRLSNLRENCAVVSQQVHLFNDTIANNIAYAAKDKYSREEIIQAAKDAYAMEFIDKLENGIDTIIGENGMNLSGGQRQRLAIARALLRNSPVLILDEATSALDTESERAIQLAIEKLQKDRTVIVIAHRLSTIENADEILVIEHGEVKERGSHAELLALNGAYKQLHSMQFTQ
- the pgsA gene encoding CDP-diacylglycerol--glycerol-3-phosphate 3-phosphatidyltransferase encodes the protein MKLNIPIFLTLFRVILIPFFVIAFYLPFSWSPFLTTSIFFIAGVTDWFDGYLARKWKQTTRFGAFLDPVADKVMVTVALALVVEYHHSFWVTVPAVIMISREIIISALREWMAEIGERSKVAVSWVGKVKTAAQMLALGGLLWRYNVAMEISAIILLYIAAILTVWSMLQYLKAAKGSLLDQIEL